The Glycine soja cultivar W05 chromosome 8, ASM419377v2, whole genome shotgun sequence genome has a window encoding:
- the LOC114423513 gene encoding purine permease 21-like — translation MGETQEPQLSPETCFTIHMGEPQEVQLSKIEPSGAKETNSLEDNSFGGPMNESIMSNKKRYYRWLRVAIHSSLVLVCASAAVLLGRLYYEKGGKSKWMGTLVQLAGFPIQLPVYFFLAPKNLTTNNSIHPKQPSVSMLSFIYVSIGLLVALDCYLYSVGLWYLPVSTYSLICSSQLAFNAFFSYFLNSLKFTPYIINSLVLLTISSTLLVFQNESSSDDDDDSDSTKISKKKYVIGFICTVGASAGYGLWLSITQLVFKKVIKRETFKVILDMILYPSLVATLVTLVGLFASGEWSGLKDEMKGYELGKASYLLNLTFTAILWQVFTIGCLGLISEVSSLFSNAISALGVPIVPMLAVLFFHDKMDGIKGISMVLAIWGIVSYVYQQYLDDTKSENRNTTSHVPKASSPIEEVHR, via the exons ATGGGAGAAACTCAAGAACCGCAACTCTCCCCTGAGACTTGTTTCACCATCCACATGGGAGAACCTCAAGAAGTGCAACTTAGCAAAATTG aaccTAGCGGAGCCAAAGAAACAAATTCCTTGGAGGACAATAGTTTTGGTGGTCCAATGAATGAGTCAATAATGAGTAACAAAAAAAGATACTACCGTTGGCTCAGAGTAGCCATCCATTCTTCACTTGTGTTGGTGTGTGCATCAGCAGCAGTACTCCTCGGAAGATTGTACTATGAAAAGGGAGGAAAAAGCAAATGGATGGGAACACTTGTTCAACTTGCTGGTTTCCCAATTCAGCTTcctgtttacttctttttagcACCCAAAAATCTCACCACAAATAATAGCATTCATCCAAAACAACCATCAGTTTCAATGCTATCATTTATCTATGTCTCAATTGGCCTACTTGTGGCAttagattgttatttatattcaGTTGGACTATGGTACCTTCCTGTCTCTACCTATTCACTCATTTGCTCATCCCAATTGGCTTTCAATGCTTTCTTCTCCTACTTCCTCAACTCACTCAAGTTCACACCTTACATAATCAACTCTCTAGTCCTTCTCACCATTTCTTCAACCCTCCTTGTGTTTCAAAATGAGTCATCATCAGATGATGACGATGATTCAGATTCCACAAAAATCTCCAAGAAAAAGTATGTGATTGGATTCATATGCACAGTTGGTGCATCTGCAGGGTATGGACTATGGCTTTCCATCACACAGCTTGTGTTCAAGAAGGTCATAAAAAGAGAAACTTTCAAAGTGATCTTGGATATGATATTATACCCTTCCCTTGTAGCTACCCTTGTTACCTTAGTAGGACTTTTTGCTAGTGGAGAATGGAGTGGTTTGAAGGATGAAATGAAGGGGTATGAGTTGGGAAAGGCTTCATATTTGTTGAACCTCACTTTCACTGCCATACTTTGGCAAGTCTTTACTATTGGTTGTTTGGGGCTTATTAGTGAGGTTTCTTCACTCTTCTCTAATGCCATAAGCGCTTTGGGAGTGCCTATTGTTCCAATGTTGGCAGTGTTGTTCTTTCATGACAAAATGGATGGCATTAAGGGTATCTCTATGGTGTTAGCTATTTGGGGCATTGTATCATATGTGTATCAACAGTACTTGGATGATACAAAGTCCGAAAACAGAAACACTACTAGTCATGTTCCAAAAGCTTCTTCACCTATAGAAGAGGTTCATAGATGA